In a single window of the Bacteroidota bacterium genome:
- a CDS encoding TetR/AcrR family transcriptional regulator encodes MKTKDRIKAVACELFNQHGLSEVTLRDVAQAMNRAYGNITYHFPNKEAVVIALYQDMAEGLWTISSQFQAKQDLLEVILRAPGDTFSLSMRYLFLYKDFLEIVRHFPEVSEAARQSNTMRKGKLKLVMQQLQSLGDLRAELSDAELDYLMELSGAMRTFFFVQLTPEEFHDPDLAAKYVAYVNRLLFPYLTQQGQERYLAILGKW; translated from the coding sequence ATGAAAACCAAGGATCGGATCAAAGCTGTCGCCTGTGAATTGTTCAATCAACATGGGCTTTCCGAGGTGACTTTGCGCGATGTTGCGCAGGCAATGAACCGCGCCTACGGGAATATCACCTACCATTTCCCCAACAAAGAAGCCGTGGTCATAGCGCTTTACCAGGATATGGCGGAGGGGCTTTGGACGATTTCAAGCCAATTTCAAGCGAAGCAAGATCTCTTGGAAGTCATTTTGCGGGCACCGGGAGACACCTTTTCCCTGTCCATGCGCTACCTTTTTTTGTACAAGGACTTTCTGGAGATCGTCCGCCATTTTCCCGAAGTTTCCGAGGCTGCTCGACAGTCCAATACGATGCGCAAGGGCAAACTCAAATTGGTCATGCAGCAGCTGCAGTCGCTCGGCGACCTGAGAGCGGAATTGAGCGACGCCGAATTGGACTATCTCATGGAGCTGAGCGGGGCCATGCGGACATTTTTCTTCGTTCAACTGACGCCCGAGGAATTTCATGATCCCGATCTCGCGGCCAAGTACGTGGCGTATGTCAACAGGTTGCTGTTCCCTTATTTGACGCAACAGGGACAGGAGCGTTATTTGGCCATTCTTGGGAAATGGTGA
- a CDS encoding T9SS type A sorting domain-containing protein codes for MLVYPNPTTQDLRIQSESPFSKVTLQDLQGRVLMSQTFDAVQNQTLDMSAISSGVYLLTIEGEMGRVTSKVVKQ; via the coding sequence GTGCTGGTCTACCCCAACCCAACCACGCAGGATCTCCGTATCCAAAGCGAATCCCCCTTCAGCAAGGTCACTTTGCAAGACCTCCAAGGCCGCGTTTTGATGTCGCAGACCTTCGACGCTGTCCAAAACCAAACTTTGGACATGTCGGCAATCAGCAGCGGAGTCTATTTGCTGACGATCGAAGGCGAGATGGGACGCGTCACGTCCAAGGTCGTGAAGCAATAA